The Maylandia zebra isolate NMK-2024a linkage group LG7, Mzebra_GT3a, whole genome shotgun sequence genome contains a region encoding:
- the mamdc4 gene encoding apical endosomal glycoprotein isoform X1, translating to MFHVRSLALILLWALQWAAGSSAQSCQAPGGKCNFVQDCPDWSDEQGCGYNGKGFVCDFEDEGMCGWADTSPSAQYKWERHQRGETVPDSGPSTDYTTGTAIGWFMGISAVNEDLLHTAVLISPEINQSSTTCRLRLRYFLWDSGNTGLGSTPLWASVLYPGGEEAVVWRPEASSVRAWREALIFLGRIPSTFQIRLHSLRSVGQRGDVAIDQLEFLDCALPSPVPGGNCSAGMVKCNNEACVEERHLCDGSDDCGDGSDELNCTQYESCDFEEGLCIWDLRSISSLKWVRTNQTQITNTDPLKGPGRDHSSNSASGHFLYVTVPDEGLKGDWASFQSHSLEPTNSSHPCKMVMYTHQFGPRSGGLTVLVADKYIYPVWERGGSLGDLWVKAEVEIVTNVTFQILIMAAIRNFAYGGIAIDSIVLSPECRLSSNNTSVETFPGPPKNPCAEPDKLCDFHIDCEGAEDEAKCGDFSYSQGSSGWTDTSLGGQGWVLYQNSTAQEEFLYVAKAPGQQLTEAQTRTPLLGPTGPNCSMSFDYALTGKPSYIGDLSVRVIDSSMGTGPKLWEFNGKTGPEAENWQHADILIGFRKNRFQLAFEAHAKKLCQCSKIKVKNVQFSDCHVDYYPWSPTGLSCNFEEGLCGWYQDSSDNFDWTMLSGMDHTISVGRSLVVDMRSPYLHGLFGRLISFPQSPGPKDYCLYFFYKVYGPNAGTLNVKLIDNKGFEMVLWTHSGARGNVWHEAQCPVPHQISKFHLMFEAVRSGYDGLIAIDDVAFLEGPCTNPRMCSFEGQQCGYTSSSKDQWLHRSGYTSTSNGPKFDHTLETEQGFYMVVNTGASILPSGSTAVLTSSVRQGTTRTECLNFWYHMGGVNPGSLTVYMKPVKGERVKLFTNNLNQGDVWRHGYGNISSSLEDWQLEFEVVGAGGKDTCIAIDDIFLSHYPCENQDSPGSKCSMERGMCSWSNTQNMTIDKLDWELTSAEMERHYPIPLDDHTLGTEKGHFLFFPSSNRTEVSQNALLLSPHLPPTKGTCLKFWVYKSQSSDCQLKVWRLSEGRFNPLAETELVGLWKRFDIDITSTEKYQIVFEGVKGTAGVVALDDIEYTIGINCANKVTDPIKPSPNRNNAGGIAASVIVVLLLIGTLVGLLVFYLRTRQTSPSSFVAGFTNESYDTDLTQDHVTVPQTQNPDGSWFQ from the exons GCTACAATGGAAAGGGGTTTGTGTGTGACTTTGAGGATGAAGGAATGTGTGGATGGGCTGACACGTCGCCCAGTGCACAATACAAATGGGAGAGACATCAGAGAGGGGAAACAGTGCCTGACAGTGGACCGTCCACCGATTACACCACCGGCACAGCCATAG GTTGGTTCATGGGAATCAGTGCAGTGAATGAAGACTTGCTCCACACTGCAGTTTTAATCTCTCCAGAGATTAATCAGTCTTCAACAACGTGTCGCCTTCGCCTCAGATACTTCCTGTGGGACTCGG GTAACACCGGTCTGGGATCTACGCCCTTGTGGGCATCTGTCCTCTACCCAGGTGGTGAAGAGGCTGTTGTTTGGCGTCCTGAGGCCTCCAGTGTTCGTGCCTGGAGGGAAGCTCTCATCTTTCTGGGCCGGATTCCCTCAACTTTTCAAATCCGTCTTCACTCGCTGCGGTCAGTGGGACAAAGAGGAGATGTGGCCATAGACCAGCTGGAGTTTCTAGACTGTGCTCTTCCCT CACCAGTCCCCGGGGGAAACTGTTCAGCAGGGATGGTGAAGTGTAACAACGAGGCCTGTGTGGAGGAGCGCCATCTCTGTGATGGCAGCGATGACTGTGGTGATGGATCTGATGAGCTCAACTGCA CTCAATATGAGTCCTGTGACTTTGAGGAAGGCCTGTGCATTTGGGACCTAAGGTCAATTTCATCATTGAAATGGGTAAGGACAAATCAGACACAGATCACCAACACAGATCCTCTGAAAGGACCAGGCAGAGATCATTCTAGTAACTCAGCATCAG gtCATTTTCTCTATGTTACGGTCCCTGATGAGGGTCTCAAAGGGGACTGGGCCTCCTTCCAAAGTCACTCTCTTGAACCCACCAACAGTTCACATCCTTGTAAG ATGGTGATGTACACTCACCAGTTTGGGCCGAGGTCGGGGGGTTTGACGGTGTTGGTTGCAGATAAATATATCTACCCAGTGTGGGAAAGAGGTGGCTCTCTAGGTGATCTCTGGGTAAAGGCAGAGGTGGAGATTGTCACCAACGTCACTTTCCAG ATCCTGATTATGGCAGCAATCAGAAACTTTGCATATGGAGGTATCGCGATTGACAGCATTGTTTTGTCTCCCGAATGCCGCTTATCAAGCA ATAATACTTCTGTTGAAACATTCCCTGGTCCCCCTAAAAATCCATGTGCTGAACCGGATAAGTTGTGTGATTTTCATATTGACTGTGAAGGAGCAGAGGATGAAGCTAAATGTG GTGATTTCTCTTACTCTCAGGGCAGCTCTGGGTGGACTGACACCAGTCTTGGGGGTCAAGGTTGGGTACTATATCAAAATTCCACAGCCCAGG AGGAGTTTCTGTATGTAGCCAAAGCTCCAGGCCAGCAGCTGACTGAAGCCCAAACACGGACCCCCCTCCTAGGCCCCACTGGTCCCAATTGTAGCATGAGCTTTGATTATGCACTAACTGGGAAACCCAGTTATATTG GTGATCTGTCCGTCAGAGTGATCGACAGCTCAATGGGCACGGGGCCTAAATTGTGGGAGTTTAATGGGAAGACTGGACCAGAGGCAGAGAATTGGCAACACGCTGACATACTCATTGGATTCAGGAAAAATCGATTCCAG CTTGCTTTTGAAGCTCACGCTAAGAAACTTTGTCAGTGCTCCAAGATTAAAGTGAAAAATGTCCAATTTAGTGACTGTCATGTTGACTATTATCCATGGTCTCCAACAG GATTGTCATGTAACTTTGAAGAAGGACTGTGTGGATGGTATCAGGACAGCAGCGACAACTTTGACTGGACAATGCTCAGTGGGATGGACCATACTATCAGTGTTG GCAGAAGCCTTGTCGTGGACATGAGGAGTCCATACCTGCACGGTTTGTTTGGACGCTTAATTTCCTTTCCACAGTCACCGGGTCCTAAAGATTACTGCCTTTACTTCTTCTACAAAGTCTATGGGCCAAATGCAG GTACTCTGAATGTGAAGCTAATAGATAACAAAGGTTTTGAGATGGTCCTGTGGACCCACAGTGGAGCTCGTGGAAATGTTTGGCATGAAGCACAATGCCCAGTACCGCACCAGATCTCAAAATTTCAT CTGATGTTTGAAGCCGTTCGCTCTGGCTATGATGGACTCATTGCCATTGACGATGTGGCATTCTTGGAGGGTCCCTGTACCAACCCAAGGATGTGTTCCTTTGAAGGCCAACAGTGTGGGTACACCAGCTCTAGTAAAGATCAGTGGCTCCACCGTAGCGGATACACATCCACATCAAATGGGCCCAAATTTGATCACACCCtggagactgaacagg GTTTCTACATGGTTGTTAACACTGGAGCAAGCATCCTTCCCTCAGGTAGCACTGCAGTCCTCACCTCATCTGTTCGCCAAGGAACTACCCGTACTGAGTGTCTAAATTTCTGGTATCACATGGGAGGAGTGAATCCAG GTTCTCTTACAGTGTATATGAAGCCAGTGAAGGGAGAGCGGGTCAAGCTATTTACAAACAACCTGAATCAAGGAGATGTGTGGCGTCATGGCTATGGCAACATTTCGAGCTCCCTTGAGGACTGGCAG TTGGAATTTGAGGTTGTCGGAGCTGGAGGGAAAGACACTTGCATTGCAATCGATGACATCTTTCTTTCACATTATCCCTGTGAAAATCAAG atTCCCCAGGTTCCAAGTGTAGTATGGAGAGAGGCATGTGCAGCTGGAGCAACACTCAGAACATGACCATAGACAAACTGGACTGGGAGCTGACGAGTGCAGAGATGGAACGTCACTACCCAATCCCACTTGACGACCACACTTTGGGCACAGAAAAAG gtcacttcctgttcttTCCAAGCAGCAATCGGACAGAAGTGAGTCAAAACGCTCTACTGCTGAGCCCTCACCTGCCCCCTACTAAGGGCACCTGCCTGAAGTTCTGGGTCTATAAAAGCCAGTcat CGGACTGCCAGCTAAAAGTATGGAGACTCTCCGAAGGTCGTTTCAACCCGCTGGCTGAGACCGAACTTGTTGGACTGTGGAAACGTTTTGACATCGACATCACATCTACTGAGAAATACCAG ATTGTTTTTGAAGGCGTCAAAGGTACAGCAGGTGTGGTAGCTCTGGATGACATCGAATACACTATCGGGATCAACTGTGCTAACAAAGTCACAGATCCAATAAAAC CCTCCCCAAACCGAAACAATGCAGGAGGGATCGCGGCGTCTGTGATTGTGGTCCTTCTGCTCATCGGCACGTTGGTCGGCCTGCTGGTTTTCTACCTGCGAACACGACAGACATCACCTTCCTCATTTGTTGCTGGTTTCACTAATGAGTCTTATGACACAGACCTCACA CAGGACCATGTTACAGTTCCGCAGACCCAAAACCCAGATGGCAGCTGGTTTCAATAA
- the mamdc4 gene encoding apical endosomal glycoprotein isoform X2, translating into MFHVRSLALILLWALQWAAGSSAQSCQAPGGKCNFVQDCPDWSDEQGCGYNGKGFVCDFEDEGMCGWADTSPSAQYKWERHQRGETVPDSGPSTDYTTGTAIGWFMGISAVNEDLLHTAVLISPEINQSSTTCRLRLRYFLWDSGNTGLGSTPLWASVLYPGGEEAVVWRPEASSVRAWREALIFLGRIPSTFQIRLHSLRSVGQRGDVAIDQLEFLDCALPSPVPGGNCSAGMVKCNNEACVEERHLCDGSDDCGDGSDELNCTQYESCDFEEGLCIWDLRSISSLKWVRTNQTQITNTDPLKGPGRDHSSNSASGHFLYVTVPDEGLKGDWASFQSHSLEPTNSSHPCKMVMYTHQFGPRSGGLTVLVADKYIYPVWERGGSLGDLWVKAEVEIVTNVTFQILIMAAIRNFAYGGIAIDSIVLSPECRLSSNNTSVETFPGPPKNPCAEPDKLCDFHIDCEGAEDEAKCGDFSYSQGSSGWTDTSLGGQGWVLYQNSTAQEEFLYVAKAPGQQLTEAQTRTPLLGPTGPNCSMSFDYALTGKPSYIGDLSVRVIDSSMGTGPKLWEFNGKTGPEAENWQHADILIGFRKNRFQLAFEAHAKKLCQCSKIKVKNVQFSDCHVDYYPWSPTGLSCNFEEGLCGWYQDSSDNFDWTMLSGMDHTISVGRSLVVDMRSPYLHGLFGRLISFPQSPGPKDYCLYFFYKVYGPNAGTLNVKLIDNKGFEMVLWTHSGARGNVWHEAQCPVPHQISKFHLMFEAVRSGYDGLIAIDDVAFLEGPCTNPRMCSFEGQQCGYTSSSKDQWLHRSGYTSTSNGPKFDHTLETEQGFYMVVNTGASILPSGSTAVLTSSVRQGTTRTECLNFWYHMGGVNPGSLTVYMKPVKGERVKLFTNNLNQGDVWRHGYGNISSSLEDWQLEFEVVGAGGKDTCIAIDDIFLSHYPCENQDSPGSKCSMERGMCSWSNTQNMTIDKLDWELTSAEMERHYPIPLDDHTLGTEKGHFLFFPSSNRTEVSQNALLLSPHLPPTKGTCLKFWVYKSQSSDCQLKVWRLSEGRFNPLAETELVGLWKRFDIDITSTEKYQIVFEGVKGTAGVVALDDIEYTIGINCANKVTDPIKPSPNRNNAGGIAASVIVVLLLIGTLVGLLVFYLRTRQTSPSSFVAGFTNESYDTDLTDHVTVPQTQNPDGSWFQ; encoded by the exons GCTACAATGGAAAGGGGTTTGTGTGTGACTTTGAGGATGAAGGAATGTGTGGATGGGCTGACACGTCGCCCAGTGCACAATACAAATGGGAGAGACATCAGAGAGGGGAAACAGTGCCTGACAGTGGACCGTCCACCGATTACACCACCGGCACAGCCATAG GTTGGTTCATGGGAATCAGTGCAGTGAATGAAGACTTGCTCCACACTGCAGTTTTAATCTCTCCAGAGATTAATCAGTCTTCAACAACGTGTCGCCTTCGCCTCAGATACTTCCTGTGGGACTCGG GTAACACCGGTCTGGGATCTACGCCCTTGTGGGCATCTGTCCTCTACCCAGGTGGTGAAGAGGCTGTTGTTTGGCGTCCTGAGGCCTCCAGTGTTCGTGCCTGGAGGGAAGCTCTCATCTTTCTGGGCCGGATTCCCTCAACTTTTCAAATCCGTCTTCACTCGCTGCGGTCAGTGGGACAAAGAGGAGATGTGGCCATAGACCAGCTGGAGTTTCTAGACTGTGCTCTTCCCT CACCAGTCCCCGGGGGAAACTGTTCAGCAGGGATGGTGAAGTGTAACAACGAGGCCTGTGTGGAGGAGCGCCATCTCTGTGATGGCAGCGATGACTGTGGTGATGGATCTGATGAGCTCAACTGCA CTCAATATGAGTCCTGTGACTTTGAGGAAGGCCTGTGCATTTGGGACCTAAGGTCAATTTCATCATTGAAATGGGTAAGGACAAATCAGACACAGATCACCAACACAGATCCTCTGAAAGGACCAGGCAGAGATCATTCTAGTAACTCAGCATCAG gtCATTTTCTCTATGTTACGGTCCCTGATGAGGGTCTCAAAGGGGACTGGGCCTCCTTCCAAAGTCACTCTCTTGAACCCACCAACAGTTCACATCCTTGTAAG ATGGTGATGTACACTCACCAGTTTGGGCCGAGGTCGGGGGGTTTGACGGTGTTGGTTGCAGATAAATATATCTACCCAGTGTGGGAAAGAGGTGGCTCTCTAGGTGATCTCTGGGTAAAGGCAGAGGTGGAGATTGTCACCAACGTCACTTTCCAG ATCCTGATTATGGCAGCAATCAGAAACTTTGCATATGGAGGTATCGCGATTGACAGCATTGTTTTGTCTCCCGAATGCCGCTTATCAAGCA ATAATACTTCTGTTGAAACATTCCCTGGTCCCCCTAAAAATCCATGTGCTGAACCGGATAAGTTGTGTGATTTTCATATTGACTGTGAAGGAGCAGAGGATGAAGCTAAATGTG GTGATTTCTCTTACTCTCAGGGCAGCTCTGGGTGGACTGACACCAGTCTTGGGGGTCAAGGTTGGGTACTATATCAAAATTCCACAGCCCAGG AGGAGTTTCTGTATGTAGCCAAAGCTCCAGGCCAGCAGCTGACTGAAGCCCAAACACGGACCCCCCTCCTAGGCCCCACTGGTCCCAATTGTAGCATGAGCTTTGATTATGCACTAACTGGGAAACCCAGTTATATTG GTGATCTGTCCGTCAGAGTGATCGACAGCTCAATGGGCACGGGGCCTAAATTGTGGGAGTTTAATGGGAAGACTGGACCAGAGGCAGAGAATTGGCAACACGCTGACATACTCATTGGATTCAGGAAAAATCGATTCCAG CTTGCTTTTGAAGCTCACGCTAAGAAACTTTGTCAGTGCTCCAAGATTAAAGTGAAAAATGTCCAATTTAGTGACTGTCATGTTGACTATTATCCATGGTCTCCAACAG GATTGTCATGTAACTTTGAAGAAGGACTGTGTGGATGGTATCAGGACAGCAGCGACAACTTTGACTGGACAATGCTCAGTGGGATGGACCATACTATCAGTGTTG GCAGAAGCCTTGTCGTGGACATGAGGAGTCCATACCTGCACGGTTTGTTTGGACGCTTAATTTCCTTTCCACAGTCACCGGGTCCTAAAGATTACTGCCTTTACTTCTTCTACAAAGTCTATGGGCCAAATGCAG GTACTCTGAATGTGAAGCTAATAGATAACAAAGGTTTTGAGATGGTCCTGTGGACCCACAGTGGAGCTCGTGGAAATGTTTGGCATGAAGCACAATGCCCAGTACCGCACCAGATCTCAAAATTTCAT CTGATGTTTGAAGCCGTTCGCTCTGGCTATGATGGACTCATTGCCATTGACGATGTGGCATTCTTGGAGGGTCCCTGTACCAACCCAAGGATGTGTTCCTTTGAAGGCCAACAGTGTGGGTACACCAGCTCTAGTAAAGATCAGTGGCTCCACCGTAGCGGATACACATCCACATCAAATGGGCCCAAATTTGATCACACCCtggagactgaacagg GTTTCTACATGGTTGTTAACACTGGAGCAAGCATCCTTCCCTCAGGTAGCACTGCAGTCCTCACCTCATCTGTTCGCCAAGGAACTACCCGTACTGAGTGTCTAAATTTCTGGTATCACATGGGAGGAGTGAATCCAG GTTCTCTTACAGTGTATATGAAGCCAGTGAAGGGAGAGCGGGTCAAGCTATTTACAAACAACCTGAATCAAGGAGATGTGTGGCGTCATGGCTATGGCAACATTTCGAGCTCCCTTGAGGACTGGCAG TTGGAATTTGAGGTTGTCGGAGCTGGAGGGAAAGACACTTGCATTGCAATCGATGACATCTTTCTTTCACATTATCCCTGTGAAAATCAAG atTCCCCAGGTTCCAAGTGTAGTATGGAGAGAGGCATGTGCAGCTGGAGCAACACTCAGAACATGACCATAGACAAACTGGACTGGGAGCTGACGAGTGCAGAGATGGAACGTCACTACCCAATCCCACTTGACGACCACACTTTGGGCACAGAAAAAG gtcacttcctgttcttTCCAAGCAGCAATCGGACAGAAGTGAGTCAAAACGCTCTACTGCTGAGCCCTCACCTGCCCCCTACTAAGGGCACCTGCCTGAAGTTCTGGGTCTATAAAAGCCAGTcat CGGACTGCCAGCTAAAAGTATGGAGACTCTCCGAAGGTCGTTTCAACCCGCTGGCTGAGACCGAACTTGTTGGACTGTGGAAACGTTTTGACATCGACATCACATCTACTGAGAAATACCAG ATTGTTTTTGAAGGCGTCAAAGGTACAGCAGGTGTGGTAGCTCTGGATGACATCGAATACACTATCGGGATCAACTGTGCTAACAAAGTCACAGATCCAATAAAAC CCTCCCCAAACCGAAACAATGCAGGAGGGATCGCGGCGTCTGTGATTGTGGTCCTTCTGCTCATCGGCACGTTGGTCGGCCTGCTGGTTTTCTACCTGCGAACACGACAGACATCACCTTCCTCATTTGTTGCTGGTTTCACTAATGAGTCTTATGACACAGACCTCACA GACCATGTTACAGTTCCGCAGACCCAAAACCCAGATGGCAGCTGGTTTCAATAA
- the mamdc4 gene encoding apical endosomal glycoprotein isoform X3: MFHVRSLALILLWALQWAAGSSAQSCQAPGGKCNFVQDCPDWSDEQGCGYNGKGFVCDFEDEGMCGWADTSPSAQYKWERHQRGETVPDSGPSTDYTTGTAIGWFMGISAVNEDLLHTAVLISPEINQSSTTCRLRLRYFLWDSGNTGLGSTPLWASVLYPGGEEAVVWRPEASSVRAWREALIFLGRIPSTFQIRLHSLRSVGQRGDVAIDQLEFLDCALPSPVPGGNCSAGMVKCNNEACVEERHLCDGSDDCGDGSDELNCTQYESCDFEEGLCIWDLRSISSLKWVRTNQTQITNTDPLKGPGRDHSSNSASGHFLYVTVPDEGLKGDWASFQSHSLEPTNSSHPCKMVMYTHQFGPRSGGLTVLVADKYIYPVWERGGSLGDLWVKAEVEIVTNVTFQILIMAAIRNFAYGGIAIDSIVLSPECRLSSNNTSVETFPGPPKNPCAEPDKLCDFHIDCEGAEDEAKCGDFSYSQGSSGWTDTSLGGQGWVLYQNSTAQEEFLYVAKAPGQQLTEAQTRTPLLGPTGPNCSMSFDYALTGKPSYIGDLSVRVIDSSMGTGPKLWEFNGKTGPEAENWQHADILIGFRKNRFQLAFEAHAKKLCQCSKIKVKNVQFSDCHVDYYPWSPTGLSCNFEEGLCGWYQDSSDNFDWTMLSGMDHTISVGRSLVVDMRSPYLHGLFGRLISFPQSPGPKDYCLYFFYKVYGPNAGTLNVKLIDNKGFEMVLWTHSGARGNVWHEAQCPVPHQISKFHLMFEAVRSGYDGLIAIDDVAFLEGPCTNPRMCSFEGQQCGYTSSSKDQWLHRSGYTSTSNGPKFDHTLETEQGFYMVVNTGASILPSGSTAVLTSSVRQGTTRTECLNFWYHMGGVNPGSLTVYMKPVKGERVKLFTNNLNQGDVWRHGYGNISSSLEDWQLEFEVVGAGGKDTCIAIDDIFLSHYPCENQDSPGSKCSMERGMCSWSNTQNMTIDKLDWELTSAEMERHYPIPLDDHTLGTEKGHFLFFPSSNRTEVSQNALLLSPHLPPTKGTCLKFWVYKSQSSDCQLKVWRLSEGRFNPLAETELVGLWKRFDIDITSTEKYQIVFEGVKGTAGVVALDDIEYTIGINCANKVTDPIKPSPNRNNAGGIAASVIVVLLLIGTLVGLLVFYLRTRQTSPSSFVAGFTNESYDTDLTVSCNTREMEVE; this comes from the exons GCTACAATGGAAAGGGGTTTGTGTGTGACTTTGAGGATGAAGGAATGTGTGGATGGGCTGACACGTCGCCCAGTGCACAATACAAATGGGAGAGACATCAGAGAGGGGAAACAGTGCCTGACAGTGGACCGTCCACCGATTACACCACCGGCACAGCCATAG GTTGGTTCATGGGAATCAGTGCAGTGAATGAAGACTTGCTCCACACTGCAGTTTTAATCTCTCCAGAGATTAATCAGTCTTCAACAACGTGTCGCCTTCGCCTCAGATACTTCCTGTGGGACTCGG GTAACACCGGTCTGGGATCTACGCCCTTGTGGGCATCTGTCCTCTACCCAGGTGGTGAAGAGGCTGTTGTTTGGCGTCCTGAGGCCTCCAGTGTTCGTGCCTGGAGGGAAGCTCTCATCTTTCTGGGCCGGATTCCCTCAACTTTTCAAATCCGTCTTCACTCGCTGCGGTCAGTGGGACAAAGAGGAGATGTGGCCATAGACCAGCTGGAGTTTCTAGACTGTGCTCTTCCCT CACCAGTCCCCGGGGGAAACTGTTCAGCAGGGATGGTGAAGTGTAACAACGAGGCCTGTGTGGAGGAGCGCCATCTCTGTGATGGCAGCGATGACTGTGGTGATGGATCTGATGAGCTCAACTGCA CTCAATATGAGTCCTGTGACTTTGAGGAAGGCCTGTGCATTTGGGACCTAAGGTCAATTTCATCATTGAAATGGGTAAGGACAAATCAGACACAGATCACCAACACAGATCCTCTGAAAGGACCAGGCAGAGATCATTCTAGTAACTCAGCATCAG gtCATTTTCTCTATGTTACGGTCCCTGATGAGGGTCTCAAAGGGGACTGGGCCTCCTTCCAAAGTCACTCTCTTGAACCCACCAACAGTTCACATCCTTGTAAG ATGGTGATGTACACTCACCAGTTTGGGCCGAGGTCGGGGGGTTTGACGGTGTTGGTTGCAGATAAATATATCTACCCAGTGTGGGAAAGAGGTGGCTCTCTAGGTGATCTCTGGGTAAAGGCAGAGGTGGAGATTGTCACCAACGTCACTTTCCAG ATCCTGATTATGGCAGCAATCAGAAACTTTGCATATGGAGGTATCGCGATTGACAGCATTGTTTTGTCTCCCGAATGCCGCTTATCAAGCA ATAATACTTCTGTTGAAACATTCCCTGGTCCCCCTAAAAATCCATGTGCTGAACCGGATAAGTTGTGTGATTTTCATATTGACTGTGAAGGAGCAGAGGATGAAGCTAAATGTG GTGATTTCTCTTACTCTCAGGGCAGCTCTGGGTGGACTGACACCAGTCTTGGGGGTCAAGGTTGGGTACTATATCAAAATTCCACAGCCCAGG AGGAGTTTCTGTATGTAGCCAAAGCTCCAGGCCAGCAGCTGACTGAAGCCCAAACACGGACCCCCCTCCTAGGCCCCACTGGTCCCAATTGTAGCATGAGCTTTGATTATGCACTAACTGGGAAACCCAGTTATATTG GTGATCTGTCCGTCAGAGTGATCGACAGCTCAATGGGCACGGGGCCTAAATTGTGGGAGTTTAATGGGAAGACTGGACCAGAGGCAGAGAATTGGCAACACGCTGACATACTCATTGGATTCAGGAAAAATCGATTCCAG CTTGCTTTTGAAGCTCACGCTAAGAAACTTTGTCAGTGCTCCAAGATTAAAGTGAAAAATGTCCAATTTAGTGACTGTCATGTTGACTATTATCCATGGTCTCCAACAG GATTGTCATGTAACTTTGAAGAAGGACTGTGTGGATGGTATCAGGACAGCAGCGACAACTTTGACTGGACAATGCTCAGTGGGATGGACCATACTATCAGTGTTG GCAGAAGCCTTGTCGTGGACATGAGGAGTCCATACCTGCACGGTTTGTTTGGACGCTTAATTTCCTTTCCACAGTCACCGGGTCCTAAAGATTACTGCCTTTACTTCTTCTACAAAGTCTATGGGCCAAATGCAG GTACTCTGAATGTGAAGCTAATAGATAACAAAGGTTTTGAGATGGTCCTGTGGACCCACAGTGGAGCTCGTGGAAATGTTTGGCATGAAGCACAATGCCCAGTACCGCACCAGATCTCAAAATTTCAT CTGATGTTTGAAGCCGTTCGCTCTGGCTATGATGGACTCATTGCCATTGACGATGTGGCATTCTTGGAGGGTCCCTGTACCAACCCAAGGATGTGTTCCTTTGAAGGCCAACAGTGTGGGTACACCAGCTCTAGTAAAGATCAGTGGCTCCACCGTAGCGGATACACATCCACATCAAATGGGCCCAAATTTGATCACACCCtggagactgaacagg GTTTCTACATGGTTGTTAACACTGGAGCAAGCATCCTTCCCTCAGGTAGCACTGCAGTCCTCACCTCATCTGTTCGCCAAGGAACTACCCGTACTGAGTGTCTAAATTTCTGGTATCACATGGGAGGAGTGAATCCAG GTTCTCTTACAGTGTATATGAAGCCAGTGAAGGGAGAGCGGGTCAAGCTATTTACAAACAACCTGAATCAAGGAGATGTGTGGCGTCATGGCTATGGCAACATTTCGAGCTCCCTTGAGGACTGGCAG TTGGAATTTGAGGTTGTCGGAGCTGGAGGGAAAGACACTTGCATTGCAATCGATGACATCTTTCTTTCACATTATCCCTGTGAAAATCAAG atTCCCCAGGTTCCAAGTGTAGTATGGAGAGAGGCATGTGCAGCTGGAGCAACACTCAGAACATGACCATAGACAAACTGGACTGGGAGCTGACGAGTGCAGAGATGGAACGTCACTACCCAATCCCACTTGACGACCACACTTTGGGCACAGAAAAAG gtcacttcctgttcttTCCAAGCAGCAATCGGACAGAAGTGAGTCAAAACGCTCTACTGCTGAGCCCTCACCTGCCCCCTACTAAGGGCACCTGCCTGAAGTTCTGGGTCTATAAAAGCCAGTcat CGGACTGCCAGCTAAAAGTATGGAGACTCTCCGAAGGTCGTTTCAACCCGCTGGCTGAGACCGAACTTGTTGGACTGTGGAAACGTTTTGACATCGACATCACATCTACTGAGAAATACCAG ATTGTTTTTGAAGGCGTCAAAGGTACAGCAGGTGTGGTAGCTCTGGATGACATCGAATACACTATCGGGATCAACTGTGCTAACAAAGTCACAGATCCAATAAAAC CCTCCCCAAACCGAAACAATGCAGGAGGGATCGCGGCGTCTGTGATTGTGGTCCTTCTGCTCATCGGCACGTTGGTCGGCCTGCTGGTTTTCTACCTGCGAACACGACAGACATCACCTTCCTCATTTGTTGCTGGTTTCACTAATGAGTCTTATGACACAGACCTCACA GTCTCTTGTAACACCAGAGAAATGGAGGTGGAATGA